Proteins encoded in a region of the Phacochoerus africanus isolate WHEZ1 chromosome 8, ROS_Pafr_v1, whole genome shotgun sequence genome:
- the LOC125134321 gene encoding heat shock factor 2-binding protein-like: protein MDCEPFKARLESVQEDSVREKDKLALRQQWNEAKQQLLQQAECCTEMGAAACTILWGVSSSEEVVKAILGRDKALKFFNIIGQTMQSFVKSLDGVVKELDSDENQFVFAFAGIVTKVAAIAYGGEFLVNSSRVLLNTILQLLGDLRSGQCTRLKL, encoded by the coding sequence ATGGATTGTGAGCCCTTCAAAGCCCGCCTGGAGTCTGTGCAAGAGGACAGCGTGCGAGAGAAGGACAAGCTGGCTCTCCGACAGCAGTGGAATGAAGCAAAGCAGCAGCTCCTGCAGCAGGCAGAGTGTTGCACAGAAATGGGTGCGGCAGCCTGTACCATTTTGTGGGGCGTCTCCAGCAGCGAGGAAGTGGTCAAAGCCATCCTAGGAAGAGATAAAGCTTTGAAGTTTTTCAACATCATTGGTCAAACAATGCAGAGTTTTGTGAAGTCCCTGGATGGGGTCGTCAAGGAGCTGGATTCTGATGAAAAtcagtttgtttttgcttttgctggaATCGTAACGAAAGTTGCTGCCATCGCTTATGGTGGTGAATTCCTGGTTAACTCAAGTCGGGTCCTCCTGAACACCATACTGCAGCTTCTGGGAGACCTGAGGTCCGGGCAGTGTACCAGACTCAAACTGTGA